Proteins from a genomic interval of Sander vitreus isolate 19-12246 chromosome 6, sanVit1, whole genome shotgun sequence:
- the nr4a3 gene encoding nuclear receptor subfamily 4 group A member 3 isoform X2 has product MNPERTNTVVIRDKKSDGLEALAQTAFIKVVTSVDTGSEERARPSSEPRQSDTSFTTPAESSSLQEPCPGRSHATPQFRTLSTIQREALSPDMPCVQAQYGPAPPGSAYSGQSFGYQGESYSSDLMTPDYTKLDLGGGEISAAAATTSLPSFNVFVEGSYEPKSSCLYQMPTHRHIKKEEESYPTAPPLEAMASSTMYFKQSPPSTPTTPSLPPQPGTSFLWDEHPLAPPSHPHSLGSSLETGPLKSPRFSHFYQHSPPHSGGSISGYESLGGGLVRTSSSSSSSSSSVSHPHCPPLEQPMYQLHRGAGGSSLAFRSLALGPCGPLLGDSLPSPPPRGPQGEGTCAVCGDNAACQHYGVRTCEGCKGFFKRTVQKNAKYVCLASKNCPVDKRRRNRCQYCRFQKCLSVGMVKEVVRTDSLKGRRGRLPSKPKSPLQTEASPPSPPLSLLSALLRAYSHCTPRDLDYSQFSAADPPSSSSDAEHIQLFYRLLTISMETTRCWADRLPGFSELQRDDQNLLIDSAFLELFVLRLTHRSMLSEDKLVFCNGLVLHRFQCLRGFGEWLDSIRDFSTHLQSLNLDTSAFACLAALVLLTEQVPGLKDSKRVEELQNKVICCLRDHLGCGPSSSSSKAAPPLSRILGLRAELRSQRTQGLQRIFYLKLEDLVQPPPLIDRFLDTLPY; this is encoded by the exons atgaACCCTGAGCGTACGAATACGGTGGTGATCAGAGACAAGAAAAGCGATGGCCTGGAGGCACTGGCACAGACTGCTTTTATAAAAGTTGTCACTTCTGTAG ACACAGGTTCGGAAGAGCGCGCCCGGCCGAGCTCGGAGCCCCGGCAATCGGACACTTCCTTTACGACGCCCGCCGAGTCCTCCTCGCTCCAGGAGCCCTGTCCCGGTCGCAGCCACGCCACCCCTCAATTCCGGACACTCAGCACCATTCAGCGCGAAGCTCTTTCACCAG ACATGCCCTGTGTGCAGGCTCAGTACGGGCCCGCCCCTCCAGGCTCAGCCTACTCTGGCCAGTCCTTCGGTTACCAGGGCGAAAGCTATAGCTCTGATCTCATGACCCCTGACTACACCAAGCTGGACCTGGGTGGTGGTGAAATCTCTGCCGCCGCCGCCACCACCTCCCTCCCCAGCTTCAACGTCTTTGTGGAGGGGAGCTACGAGCCCAAGTCCTCTTGCCTCTACCAGATGCCTACACACAGGCATAtcaaaaaggaggaggagagctaCCCGACTGCTCCGCCACTGGAGGCCATGGCCTCTTCCACTATGTACTTTAAACAGtctcccccctccacccccaccaCCCCATCTCTGCCGCcccagcctggcacctccttcCTGTGGGACGAGCACCCCCTGGCCCCTCCGTCACACCCTCACTCTTTGGGCTCCAGCCTGGAGACGGGCCCCCTTAAGTCGCCCCGGTTTTCGCACTTCTACCAGCACTCGCCGCCCCACAGTGGCGGCAGCATCAGCGGTTACGAGAGTCTGGGTGGAGGACTGGTTcgcacctcctcctcttcctcctcctcctcatcctcggTCTCCCATCCTCACTGTCCACCCCTGGAGCAGCCCATGTACCAGCTGCACCGTGGGGCTGGGGGCAGCAGCCTTGCCTTCCGCTCCCTGGCTCTTGGGCCCTGCGGCCCCCTATTAGGAGACAGCCTGCCATCGCCTCCCCCACGTGGCCCCCAAGGTGAGGGCACCTGTGCGGTGTGTGGGGACAATGCGGCCTGCCAGCACTACGGCGTACGCACTTGTGAGGGCTGCAAGGGCTTCTTCAAG CGCACCGTGCAGAAAAACGCCAAGTATGTGTGTCTGGCCAGTAAGAACTGTCCTGTGGACAAGAGGAGACGCAACCGTTGCCAGTACTGCCGCTTTCAGAAGTGTCTGAGTGTCGGCATGGTGAAGGAAG TGGTACGTACTGATAGCTTGAAGGGGCGCCGAGGCCGTCTGCCTTCCAAACCAAAGAGCCCCCTGCAGACAGAAGCGTCTCCTCCTTCTCCACCCCTCAGCTTGCTCTCCGCTCTGCTCAGGGCTTATTCCCACTGCACGCCCCGTGACCTCGACTACAGCCAG TTCAGTGCTGCagaccctccctcctcctcctcagatgCGGAGCACATACAGCTCTTCTACAGGCTGCTCACCATCTCGATGGAGACCACGCGATGCTGGGCTGACCGGCTTCCCGGGTTCTCCGAGCTTCAGCGTGACGATCAGAACCTGCTCATAGACTCTGCCTTTCTGGAGCTGTTTGTCCTGCGATTGACCCACAG GTCGATGCTGTCAGAGGATAAACTAGTGTTCTGCAACGGCTTGGTGCTGCACAGGTTCCAATGCCTTCGTGGGTTTGGGGAGTGGCTAGACTCCATCCGGGACTTCTCCACTCACCTCCAGAGCCTAAACCTGGACACTTCGGCCTTCGCCTGTCTGGCCGCCCTCGTGCTGCTCACAG AGCAAGTCCCAGGTCTGAAGGACTCAAAGCGGGTTGAGGAGCTGCAGAATAAAGTGATTTGTTGTCTCAGAGACCACCTGGGTTGCGGCCCTTCTTCCTCCTCGTCCAAGGCTGCGCCCCCTCTGAGTCGTATTCTGGGTTTGAGGGCAGAGCTCCGTTCCCAGAGGACCCAGGGTCTTCAACGAATCTTCTACCTGAAGCTTGAGGATCTGGTACAGCCCCCTCCGTTGATTGACAGGTTCCTGGACACTCTGCCTTACTGA
- the nr4a3 gene encoding nuclear receptor subfamily 4 group A member 3 isoform X3: MPCVQAQYGPAPPGSAYSGQSFGYQGESYSSDLMTPDYTKLDLGGGEISAAAATTSLPSFNVFVEGSYEPKSSCLYQMPTHRHIKKEEESYPTAPPLEAMASSTMYFKQSPPSTPTTPSLPPQPGTSFLWDEHPLAPPSHPHSLGSSLETGPLKSPRFSHFYQHSPPHSGGSISGYESLGGGLVRTSSSSSSSSSSVSHPHCPPLEQPMYQLHRGAGGSSLAFRSLALGPCGPLLGDSLPSPPPRGPQGEGTCAVCGDNAACQHYGVRTCEGCKGFFKRTVQKNAKYVCLASKNCPVDKRRRNRCQYCRFQKCLSVGMVKEVVRTDSLKGRRGRLPSKPKSPLQTEASPPSPPLSLLSALLRAYSHCTPRDLDYSQFSAADPPSSSSDAEHIQLFYRLLTISMETTRCWADRLPGFSELQRDDQNLLIDSAFLELFVLRLTHRSMLSEDKLVFCNGLVLHRFQCLRGFGEWLDSIRDFSTHLQSLNLDTSAFACLAALVLLTEQVPGLKDSKRVEELQNKVICCLRDHLGCGPSSSSSKAAPPLSRILGLRAELRSQRTQGLQRIFYLKLEDLVQPPPLIDRFLDTLPY, from the exons ATGCCCTGTGTGCAGGCTCAGTACGGGCCCGCCCCTCCAGGCTCAGCCTACTCTGGCCAGTCCTTCGGTTACCAGGGCGAAAGCTATAGCTCTGATCTCATGACCCCTGACTACACCAAGCTGGACCTGGGTGGTGGTGAAATCTCTGCCGCCGCCGCCACCACCTCCCTCCCCAGCTTCAACGTCTTTGTGGAGGGGAGCTACGAGCCCAAGTCCTCTTGCCTCTACCAGATGCCTACACACAGGCATAtcaaaaaggaggaggagagctaCCCGACTGCTCCGCCACTGGAGGCCATGGCCTCTTCCACTATGTACTTTAAACAGtctcccccctccacccccaccaCCCCATCTCTGCCGCcccagcctggcacctccttcCTGTGGGACGAGCACCCCCTGGCCCCTCCGTCACACCCTCACTCTTTGGGCTCCAGCCTGGAGACGGGCCCCCTTAAGTCGCCCCGGTTTTCGCACTTCTACCAGCACTCGCCGCCCCACAGTGGCGGCAGCATCAGCGGTTACGAGAGTCTGGGTGGAGGACTGGTTcgcacctcctcctcttcctcctcctcctcatcctcggTCTCCCATCCTCACTGTCCACCCCTGGAGCAGCCCATGTACCAGCTGCACCGTGGGGCTGGGGGCAGCAGCCTTGCCTTCCGCTCCCTGGCTCTTGGGCCCTGCGGCCCCCTATTAGGAGACAGCCTGCCATCGCCTCCCCCACGTGGCCCCCAAGGTGAGGGCACCTGTGCGGTGTGTGGGGACAATGCGGCCTGCCAGCACTACGGCGTACGCACTTGTGAGGGCTGCAAGGGCTTCTTCAAG CGCACCGTGCAGAAAAACGCCAAGTATGTGTGTCTGGCCAGTAAGAACTGTCCTGTGGACAAGAGGAGACGCAACCGTTGCCAGTACTGCCGCTTTCAGAAGTGTCTGAGTGTCGGCATGGTGAAGGAAG TGGTACGTACTGATAGCTTGAAGGGGCGCCGAGGCCGTCTGCCTTCCAAACCAAAGAGCCCCCTGCAGACAGAAGCGTCTCCTCCTTCTCCACCCCTCAGCTTGCTCTCCGCTCTGCTCAGGGCTTATTCCCACTGCACGCCCCGTGACCTCGACTACAGCCAG TTCAGTGCTGCagaccctccctcctcctcctcagatgCGGAGCACATACAGCTCTTCTACAGGCTGCTCACCATCTCGATGGAGACCACGCGATGCTGGGCTGACCGGCTTCCCGGGTTCTCCGAGCTTCAGCGTGACGATCAGAACCTGCTCATAGACTCTGCCTTTCTGGAGCTGTTTGTCCTGCGATTGACCCACAG GTCGATGCTGTCAGAGGATAAACTAGTGTTCTGCAACGGCTTGGTGCTGCACAGGTTCCAATGCCTTCGTGGGTTTGGGGAGTGGCTAGACTCCATCCGGGACTTCTCCACTCACCTCCAGAGCCTAAACCTGGACACTTCGGCCTTCGCCTGTCTGGCCGCCCTCGTGCTGCTCACAG AGCAAGTCCCAGGTCTGAAGGACTCAAAGCGGGTTGAGGAGCTGCAGAATAAAGTGATTTGTTGTCTCAGAGACCACCTGGGTTGCGGCCCTTCTTCCTCCTCGTCCAAGGCTGCGCCCCCTCTGAGTCGTATTCTGGGTTTGAGGGCAGAGCTCCGTTCCCAGAGGACCCAGGGTCTTCAACGAATCTTCTACCTGAAGCTTGAGGATCTGGTACAGCCCCCTCCGTTGATTGACAGGTTCCTGGACACTCTGCCTTACTGA
- the nr4a3 gene encoding nuclear receptor subfamily 4 group A member 3 isoform X1, which yields MNPERTNTVVIRDKKSDGLEALAQTAFIKVVTSTQVRKSAPGRARSPGNRTLPLRRPPSPPRSRSPVPVAATPPLNSGHSAPFSAKLFHQIYGILTMNKRAQLLEQLQFVQLKCTPRDMPCVQAQYGPAPPGSAYSGQSFGYQGESYSSDLMTPDYTKLDLGGGEISAAAATTSLPSFNVFVEGSYEPKSSCLYQMPTHRHIKKEEESYPTAPPLEAMASSTMYFKQSPPSTPTTPSLPPQPGTSFLWDEHPLAPPSHPHSLGSSLETGPLKSPRFSHFYQHSPPHSGGSISGYESLGGGLVRTSSSSSSSSSSVSHPHCPPLEQPMYQLHRGAGGSSLAFRSLALGPCGPLLGDSLPSPPPRGPQGEGTCAVCGDNAACQHYGVRTCEGCKGFFKRTVQKNAKYVCLASKNCPVDKRRRNRCQYCRFQKCLSVGMVKEVVRTDSLKGRRGRLPSKPKSPLQTEASPPSPPLSLLSALLRAYSHCTPRDLDYSQFSAADPPSSSSDAEHIQLFYRLLTISMETTRCWADRLPGFSELQRDDQNLLIDSAFLELFVLRLTHRSMLSEDKLVFCNGLVLHRFQCLRGFGEWLDSIRDFSTHLQSLNLDTSAFACLAALVLLTEQVPGLKDSKRVEELQNKVICCLRDHLGCGPSSSSSKAAPPLSRILGLRAELRSQRTQGLQRIFYLKLEDLVQPPPLIDRFLDTLPY from the exons atgaACCCTGAGCGTACGAATACGGTGGTGATCAGAGACAAGAAAAGCGATGGCCTGGAGGCACTGGCACAGACTGCTTTTATAAAAGTTGTCACTTCT ACACAGGTTCGGAAGAGCGCGCCCGGCCGAGCTCGGAGCCCCGGCAATCGGACACTTCCTTTACGACGCCCGCCGAGTCCTCCTCGCTCCAGGAGCCCTGTCCCGGTCGCAGCCACGCCACCCCTCAATTCCGGACACTCAGCACCATTCAGCGCGAAGCTCTTTCACCAG aTCTATGGCATTCTGACAATGAACAAACGCGCTCAGTTATTGGAACAGCTGCAGTTTGTCCAGTTGAAATGCACACCTCGAG ACATGCCCTGTGTGCAGGCTCAGTACGGGCCCGCCCCTCCAGGCTCAGCCTACTCTGGCCAGTCCTTCGGTTACCAGGGCGAAAGCTATAGCTCTGATCTCATGACCCCTGACTACACCAAGCTGGACCTGGGTGGTGGTGAAATCTCTGCCGCCGCCGCCACCACCTCCCTCCCCAGCTTCAACGTCTTTGTGGAGGGGAGCTACGAGCCCAAGTCCTCTTGCCTCTACCAGATGCCTACACACAGGCATAtcaaaaaggaggaggagagctaCCCGACTGCTCCGCCACTGGAGGCCATGGCCTCTTCCACTATGTACTTTAAACAGtctcccccctccacccccaccaCCCCATCTCTGCCGCcccagcctggcacctccttcCTGTGGGACGAGCACCCCCTGGCCCCTCCGTCACACCCTCACTCTTTGGGCTCCAGCCTGGAGACGGGCCCCCTTAAGTCGCCCCGGTTTTCGCACTTCTACCAGCACTCGCCGCCCCACAGTGGCGGCAGCATCAGCGGTTACGAGAGTCTGGGTGGAGGACTGGTTcgcacctcctcctcttcctcctcctcctcatcctcggTCTCCCATCCTCACTGTCCACCCCTGGAGCAGCCCATGTACCAGCTGCACCGTGGGGCTGGGGGCAGCAGCCTTGCCTTCCGCTCCCTGGCTCTTGGGCCCTGCGGCCCCCTATTAGGAGACAGCCTGCCATCGCCTCCCCCACGTGGCCCCCAAGGTGAGGGCACCTGTGCGGTGTGTGGGGACAATGCGGCCTGCCAGCACTACGGCGTACGCACTTGTGAGGGCTGCAAGGGCTTCTTCAAG CGCACCGTGCAGAAAAACGCCAAGTATGTGTGTCTGGCCAGTAAGAACTGTCCTGTGGACAAGAGGAGACGCAACCGTTGCCAGTACTGCCGCTTTCAGAAGTGTCTGAGTGTCGGCATGGTGAAGGAAG TGGTACGTACTGATAGCTTGAAGGGGCGCCGAGGCCGTCTGCCTTCCAAACCAAAGAGCCCCCTGCAGACAGAAGCGTCTCCTCCTTCTCCACCCCTCAGCTTGCTCTCCGCTCTGCTCAGGGCTTATTCCCACTGCACGCCCCGTGACCTCGACTACAGCCAG TTCAGTGCTGCagaccctccctcctcctcctcagatgCGGAGCACATACAGCTCTTCTACAGGCTGCTCACCATCTCGATGGAGACCACGCGATGCTGGGCTGACCGGCTTCCCGGGTTCTCCGAGCTTCAGCGTGACGATCAGAACCTGCTCATAGACTCTGCCTTTCTGGAGCTGTTTGTCCTGCGATTGACCCACAG GTCGATGCTGTCAGAGGATAAACTAGTGTTCTGCAACGGCTTGGTGCTGCACAGGTTCCAATGCCTTCGTGGGTTTGGGGAGTGGCTAGACTCCATCCGGGACTTCTCCACTCACCTCCAGAGCCTAAACCTGGACACTTCGGCCTTCGCCTGTCTGGCCGCCCTCGTGCTGCTCACAG AGCAAGTCCCAGGTCTGAAGGACTCAAAGCGGGTTGAGGAGCTGCAGAATAAAGTGATTTGTTGTCTCAGAGACCACCTGGGTTGCGGCCCTTCTTCCTCCTCGTCCAAGGCTGCGCCCCCTCTGAGTCGTATTCTGGGTTTGAGGGCAGAGCTCCGTTCCCAGAGGACCCAGGGTCTTCAACGAATCTTCTACCTGAAGCTTGAGGATCTGGTACAGCCCCCTCCGTTGATTGACAGGTTCCTGGACACTCTGCCTTACTGA